The following proteins are encoded in a genomic region of Chryseobacterium cucumeris:
- a CDS encoding helix-turn-helix domain-containing protein, whose protein sequence is MHKPESPDYKRIYEDLVRLKYPAKKQECESILSKPAFSVKDVITINNILFPKANKQTEFANQRHRSYDKTAILEILSYQKNNKLNNAELARYFKLSRNTIARWKKLFLL, encoded by the coding sequence ATGCACAAACCCGAATCTCCCGATTATAAAAGGATATATGAAGACCTTGTACGTCTGAAATACCCTGCAAAAAAACAAGAATGTGAATCTATATTGTCAAAACCAGCATTTTCAGTAAAAGATGTAATTACCATTAACAATATTCTTTTTCCTAAAGCCAATAAACAAACCGAATTTGCCAATCAAAGACATCGTTCCTATGATAAAACCGCAATTCTGGAAATTCTAAGCTATCAGAAAAATAATAAACTGAATAATGCTGAATTAGCAAGATATTTTAAATTGAGCAGGAATACCATTGCCAGGTGGAAAAAACTGTTTCTCCTGTAA
- a CDS encoding helix-turn-helix transcriptional regulator yields the protein MKFIILFFPLLLFAQPKITTATIDKRLEESNALLIDGQTDDMITLNLSILDDAKHINYAEGKLSAYYNLALAFSMQYRYNKSNYYLKMMEPEFKNSNAEDQEISMNILYSINYRGIKMYDESLKKLKKNLTMADDLKNDSTRHAIKGMILVQVGRNYLEKKMYDSVTYYGKKIVDELKKSKKMDTGMNTSLKAAMLLLSEAKLNENKIDSAEYYIKSAQSIAVDWGNNDFATYKLLGQICDARKQYDAAIVNYEKAIVLAAKAKNFRKLSELYGLISRSYEKTGQIDNENKYELKYSRLNDSLKKIDDNNLKDTVDLLVEEKQKNLKNENHLLLYIMIGGIGILAVIFFMINKRIKKKNKMLNVREIETKELNQKLNIAFEEVIQLAKNNDPEFLTRFQEVYPEFVPKLMKIEPQLQSTELKFCAMLFLNFSTKDIAAYTFVQPQSVQTRKNRLRKRLGISSDEDIYLWMLNLR from the coding sequence ATGAAATTTATTATTTTGTTTTTCCCGTTACTGCTGTTTGCACAGCCTAAAATTACCACAGCAACTATTGATAAAAGGCTGGAGGAGTCTAATGCTCTTCTTATTGATGGCCAGACAGATGATATGATTACATTGAATCTTTCAATACTGGATGATGCCAAACATATTAATTATGCGGAAGGAAAATTATCTGCATATTATAATCTGGCACTGGCTTTTTCCATGCAATACAGGTATAATAAAAGCAATTATTATTTAAAAATGATGGAACCTGAGTTCAAAAACTCGAATGCTGAAGATCAGGAAATTTCCATGAATATATTATACAGCATCAATTACAGAGGAATTAAAATGTATGATGAATCGTTAAAAAAGTTGAAAAAGAATCTGACAATGGCGGATGATTTAAAAAATGATTCTACCAGGCATGCTATTAAGGGAATGATTCTGGTTCAGGTAGGGAGAAATTATCTTGAGAAAAAAATGTACGACTCTGTTACCTACTATGGAAAGAAAATTGTTGATGAATTGAAAAAATCAAAAAAAATGGATACGGGGATGAATACCAGTCTGAAAGCAGCCATGCTCCTTTTATCCGAAGCAAAACTTAATGAAAATAAAATTGATTCTGCGGAGTATTATATAAAATCTGCCCAGTCTATAGCTGTTGACTGGGGGAATAATGATTTTGCAACATATAAGCTTTTAGGGCAAATTTGTGATGCGAGAAAGCAATATGATGCAGCTATTGTCAATTATGAAAAGGCCATAGTGCTTGCTGCAAAAGCAAAAAACTTCAGAAAATTATCAGAGTTGTACGGATTAATATCCAGATCATACGAAAAAACCGGGCAGATTGATAATGAAAATAAATATGAGCTTAAATACAGCAGACTCAATGACAGTTTAAAAAAGATAGACGATAATAATCTGAAAGATACAGTAGATCTTCTTGTGGAAGAAAAACAAAAAAATCTGAAAAATGAAAATCATCTTTTGCTCTATATCATGATTGGAGGGATTGGAATTTTGGCAGTTATTTTCTTTATGATTAATAAAAGAATAAAAAAGAAGAATAAGATGTTAAATGTCAGGGAAATAGAAACGAAGGAGCTTAATCAAAAATTAAATATAGCTTTTGAAGAGGTGATACAACTGGCAAAAAATAATGATCCGGAATTCCTTACCCGTTTTCAGGAGGTTTATCCTGAATTTGTACCCAAACTGATGAAAATTGAACCTCAACTGCAAAGTACTGAGCTCAAGTTTTGTGCCATGTTGTTTCTGAATTTTTCCACCAAAGATATTGCAGCATATACTTTTGTTCAGCCTCAGTCTGTACAGACAAGAAAGAACCGTTTACGCAAAAGATTGGGAATCTCGTCAGATGAGGATATTTATCTCTGGATGCTTAATTTGAGATAA
- a CDS encoding helix-turn-helix transcriptional regulator, giving the protein MMKKLTVLFFFISSFFYSQHTEEELKNVLFDIEFSTAGSKEIEKIDSLIKVCKKNSYNDCVALGYLKIANIYNRNSDMKRSFYYTDKVEKENLINSDTDFEVIFYLHLQRSLLYQKLGERMTSLKQLDEIYDKVNETNNAYFIYLINWQYAGIYNEINKKKLALKHYKTAYKYSKIYRENKNNLYRIDKNRLSNSYKTSPYLGGMYLELNKPDSARIYIEEAIQNGKKINEIGMQYITSYYASRYFKSLNKIPEAQHHLWICKNIADNYYKSENYQKSVAMELKNLYESTGQKDSIAYYANWLLDIESSNSRQKQTLNDAVDKQNELENSNRKKETKKLFFILSLSIAACLLFIFLFLYYYRKHKSKNLDKIDIPHQPSVDESAFKELIQLAKENNPEFLTRFNEYYPHFSEELLKVFPLKISEIRFCAYIYLNFSTKEIAEYTFTSVRTVQTKKYNLRKKLNIPGDMDIYVWFSKLLK; this is encoded by the coding sequence ATGATGAAAAAACTGACTGTTTTATTCTTTTTTATTTCTTCCTTTTTCTATTCACAACATACAGAAGAAGAATTAAAGAATGTGCTGTTTGATATCGAATTTTCTACTGCCGGATCAAAGGAAATTGAGAAGATTGACAGTCTTATTAAGGTGTGTAAGAAAAATTCTTATAATGATTGTGTAGCATTAGGGTATCTGAAGATCGCCAATATCTACAACCGAAACAGTGATATGAAAAGGTCTTTTTATTATACTGATAAAGTGGAAAAAGAAAACCTCATCAATTCAGATACAGATTTTGAGGTTATATTTTATCTCCATCTTCAAAGGTCACTGCTATACCAGAAATTAGGAGAAAGAATGACTTCTCTGAAACAATTGGACGAAATATATGATAAGGTGAACGAAACCAATAATGCTTATTTTATTTATCTGATTAACTGGCAGTACGCCGGAATATACAATGAAATTAATAAAAAAAAATTAGCATTAAAACATTATAAAACAGCATATAAGTATTCTAAAATTTACAGAGAAAACAAAAATAATCTCTATAGGATAGACAAGAACAGATTGAGCAACAGTTATAAGACCTCACCGTATCTTGGCGGAATGTATCTTGAACTCAACAAACCTGATTCTGCAAGAATATATATTGAGGAAGCCATCCAGAATGGGAAAAAGATCAATGAAATAGGGATGCAATACATTACCTCGTATTATGCTTCCAGGTACTTTAAATCTCTTAATAAAATTCCTGAAGCCCAGCATCATTTATGGATCTGTAAAAATATTGCTGATAATTATTATAAAAGCGAGAATTATCAAAAGTCGGTCGCAATGGAGTTGAAGAACCTGTATGAAAGCACAGGACAGAAAGACAGTATCGCTTATTATGCTAATTGGCTGTTGGATATAGAGTCTTCAAACAGCAGACAAAAACAAACATTGAATGATGCTGTAGATAAACAGAATGAATTGGAAAATAGCAATAGAAAAAAGGAAACAAAAAAACTTTTCTTCATCCTGTCGTTGAGTATTGCCGCATGTCTTCTTTTTATATTTCTTTTCCTGTATTATTATAGAAAGCACAAAAGTAAAAATCTGGATAAAATTGATATCCCTCATCAGCCATCTGTAGATGAAAGTGCTTTTAAAGAACTTATACAGCTTGCCAAAGAAAATAATCCTGAATTTTTAACCCGTTTCAATGAGTATTATCCGCACTTTTCAGAAGAACTGCTGAAAGTTTTTCCTTTAAAAATATCAGAAATAAGATTCTGTGCCTACATCTATCTGAATTTTTCTACCAAAGAAATTGCTGAATATACTTTTACTTCAGTGAGAACCGTACAGACCAAAAAATATAATCTAAGGAAAAAACTGAATATTCCAGGTGATATGGATATCTATGTATGGTTTTCCAAATTACTGAAATAA
- a CDS encoding SDR family NAD(P)-dependent oxidoreductase, translated as MSKAVLITGASKGFGKAWAEAFLAKGYKVAATARNVETLHDLKEKYGDSVLALPLDVDKREESLAIVQKVHQHFGSIDILINNAGYALTGAVEETNEQEARAQFETNFFGTLWLTQAVLPIMRDQKSGHIIQVSSILGLATLPTMGLYNASKFAVEGLSETLATEVKEFGINVTLVEPNGYASNIWHTGINTQSNPVYDNVKKAFSESETSFGSVEATAPALIKLAETENPPLRLLLGKVALPFVKQNYEQRLKVWEEWNDVSVEAHG; from the coding sequence ATGTCAAAAGCAGTTTTAATTACGGGTGCATCAAAAGGTTTCGGAAAAGCATGGGCAGAAGCTTTTTTAGCAAAGGGATACAAAGTGGCAGCAACAGCCAGAAATGTGGAAACACTTCATGATTTAAAAGAAAAATATGGAGATTCCGTATTGGCTTTACCCTTAGATGTAGATAAAAGAGAGGAATCATTAGCAATTGTTCAGAAAGTACACCAACACTTCGGCAGCATTGATATCCTGATCAATAATGCAGGATATGCATTAACTGGTGCAGTGGAAGAAACCAACGAACAGGAAGCAAGAGCACAGTTTGAAACGAATTTCTTTGGAACTTTATGGCTTACACAGGCGGTACTTCCTATCATGAGAGATCAGAAAAGCGGCCATATCATTCAGGTGTCTTCTATTTTGGGATTAGCTACGCTACCAACCATGGGGCTTTACAATGCTTCCAAATTTGCTGTTGAAGGGTTAAGTGAAACTCTGGCCACAGAAGTAAAAGAATTTGGAATCAATGTAACGTTGGTAGAACCTAATGGCTACGCTTCCAATATCTGGCATACAGGAATTAATACACAAAGTAATCCGGTTTACGACAACGTTAAAAAAGCGTTCTCGGAATCCGAAACATCTTTCGGAAGCGTTGAAGCGACAGCACCGGCCTTGATAAAGTTAGCAGAAACTGAAAATCCTCCACTGCGTTTATTACTCGGAAAAGTAGCGCTTCCATTTGTAAAACAGAATTACGAACAGCGCCTAAAGGTTTGG
- a CDS encoding TetR/AcrR family transcriptional regulator, with translation MAKGEETRQFIIEKAAPIFNTKGIAATSMSDIMEATKLSKGSMYVHFENKEVLACAAVEHNMQMLTERLQRNLSQYKTYKEQLFAYIDFFSDPNHPPVVGGCPLLNFGTEADDTNPVVKGKVNRGIQQGEKLISGIIEKGIANKEFRAEWDAEDFATVLFAMLEGGHLMSRMAGNNDKMITIGNSLKKIIKENTV, from the coding sequence ATGGCAAAAGGGGAAGAAACCAGACAGTTCATTATAGAAAAAGCAGCACCTATTTTTAATACAAAAGGGATTGCAGCTACTTCTATGAGTGATATTATGGAGGCCACCAAGTTGTCCAAAGGCAGTATGTACGTTCATTTTGAAAATAAAGAAGTACTTGCCTGTGCCGCTGTTGAGCACAACATGCAAATGCTGACGGAAAGACTTCAAAGAAATTTAAGCCAATACAAAACTTACAAAGAACAGTTATTTGCTTATATTGATTTTTTCAGTGATCCCAATCACCCTCCGGTAGTTGGCGGATGTCCCCTATTAAACTTTGGAACAGAAGCTGACGATACCAATCCGGTGGTTAAAGGAAAGGTAAACCGTGGCATACAACAGGGAGAAAAACTGATTTCCGGTATTATAGAAAAAGGAATTGCCAATAAAGAGTTCAGAGCAGAATGGGACGCGGAAGATTTTGCAACAGTTTTGTTTGCAATGCTTGAGGGTGGGCACTTAATGTCAAGAATGGCTGGCAATAATGATAAAATGATCACTATTGGAAACAGCCTGAAAAAAATTATAAAGGAAAATACGGTATAA
- a CDS encoding reprolysin-like metallopeptidase — protein MRKTLLSLFLISGFCLSNAQRWETSSQKVSEIRREVKIKYAYKTDINALIQLLKNAEETGANARAVTIQLPTAEGTIEKFAVYSNPVMEKSLAEKYGLGSYVGVGIDDPSKYVRFSTSPTEIQSMIIKEGIFQFIEPVTTDKNTYGVFYKTERTESEHGFSCSMEGKKELDIKSLKNSGKNKLAGINITGRPAASRYRTYRLALSATGEYTTHFGGMAGAVAQMNATMTRVNGVFEKEFAIHLTIQNFPNIIYANPANDPYTNDLNGQLQQTLTAQVGNANYDIGHVFNAAGGNGNAGCIGCICTNPTAAEPLGKGSAFTQNQNPVGDTFDIDYVAHEIGHQLGGNHTFSTVTESSDVNIEPGGGTTIMAYAGITANNVQMNSDAYFHYSSINQILNNLEGKVGCGVAENIANNAPAITPLISYTIPKGTAYYLDANAVDANGDQFTYNWEQYDSVGSTSSISGDSGWGFNPEGSLTRSFPAVASGRRYFPSLPVVMSGKLTNKDTWETVSYIPRVLHYAVTVRDNNPNRPLTISAENTVTVGNDGPFKFKGLTPSTTLYNNASNTISWDVANTNLAPYNAANVKIEYTTDLVNGSAWTELVASTPNDGSFEIQMPAALQGNIKLRISAVGNIFYAVSPTLTVGNAPASLNNPPTGLTAFDNDILKNSATVSWNHVPGATYSVNYRKAGTANWSNAASPVNSVFLNNLEDETSYEVRVASVINNVPGAFSPVYNFKTKGLRTGYDYCLMTTGGNTTISPYFSGILRVTLANVDLAGNGTTVQHAYKDYSEDPAKLIQLTQGAQYNMNYIVYANRAGGNYQDWVQAWIDYNRNGVFEASEKIGINGAAPDANKRHQGSFAFTVPANAYNGEKTLRMRVASGFFNASADACASPFVDANGDLFSRGSVWDFSVKINAALGVKESVQSSSDLEIYPNPADTFVEVKNLKGKADYKIYSADGRLVQEGKPDGKRISVASLIKGVYVIMIKDDKATYHTKLIKK, from the coding sequence ATGAGAAAAACTCTATTATCATTATTTTTGATATCAGGCTTCTGTCTTTCCAATGCTCAAAGGTGGGAAACCTCTTCACAAAAAGTGTCTGAGATCAGAAGAGAGGTAAAAATCAAGTATGCTTACAAAACTGATATTAATGCATTAATACAGTTATTAAAAAACGCTGAGGAGACCGGCGCCAATGCAAGAGCAGTAACGATTCAATTACCAACGGCAGAAGGAACCATAGAAAAGTTTGCGGTGTACAGCAATCCTGTGATGGAAAAATCCTTGGCTGAAAAATATGGATTAGGATCTTATGTAGGAGTGGGAATTGACGACCCCTCCAAATATGTAAGATTCAGTACATCCCCTACAGAAATACAGTCAATGATTATTAAAGAGGGTATCTTCCAGTTTATAGAACCTGTCACAACGGATAAAAATACCTATGGAGTATTCTATAAAACCGAAAGAACAGAGTCTGAGCATGGCTTTAGCTGCAGTATGGAAGGCAAAAAGGAACTGGACATCAAATCTTTAAAGAATTCCGGAAAAAATAAACTTGCCGGAATCAATATTACCGGAAGACCTGCAGCCTCAAGATACAGAACCTATAGACTTGCCTTGTCTGCAACGGGTGAATATACTACTCATTTCGGAGGGATGGCAGGAGCTGTTGCCCAGATGAATGCTACTATGACTCGTGTCAATGGTGTTTTTGAAAAAGAATTTGCAATCCATCTTACCATACAAAATTTCCCCAATATCATCTATGCCAATCCGGCCAATGATCCATACACCAATGATTTGAACGGGCAGCTTCAACAAACCTTAACTGCTCAGGTAGGCAATGCCAATTATGATATAGGACATGTCTTTAATGCCGCCGGAGGAAATGGAAATGCAGGATGCATAGGATGTATATGTACCAACCCTACCGCAGCAGAACCGTTAGGTAAAGGTTCTGCGTTTACACAAAATCAGAATCCTGTGGGAGACACCTTTGATATTGATTATGTAGCTCATGAAATTGGACATCAGCTTGGAGGTAACCACACTTTTTCTACAGTTACTGAAAGCTCAGATGTCAATATAGAACCGGGAGGAGGAACAACCATTATGGCCTATGCAGGGATCACAGCCAATAATGTTCAGATGAACAGTGATGCCTATTTCCACTATTCGTCCATCAATCAAATCCTTAACAACCTTGAAGGTAAAGTTGGGTGCGGCGTAGCTGAAAATATTGCCAATAATGCACCAGCTATTACCCCGCTGATTTCCTATACTATTCCCAAAGGTACAGCCTACTACCTGGATGCCAATGCAGTAGATGCCAACGGGGATCAGTTTACCTATAACTGGGAACAGTATGACAGCGTAGGCTCTACAAGCTCAATCTCAGGAGACAGCGGCTGGGGATTCAATCCTGAAGGTTCACTTACCCGTTCTTTTCCTGCAGTGGCTTCGGGAAGAAGATATTTCCCTAGCCTGCCTGTTGTAATGAGTGGTAAACTGACGAATAAAGACACATGGGAAACAGTTTCATACATTCCCAGAGTATTACATTACGCGGTAACAGTACGTGATAATAACCCGAACAGACCTTTAACGATTTCTGCAGAAAATACAGTAACCGTTGGAAATGACGGACCTTTCAAATTCAAAGGATTAACTCCTTCTACTACGTTGTATAATAATGCTTCCAATACCATTTCCTGGGATGTTGCCAATACCAACCTTGCTCCCTATAATGCTGCCAATGTAAAGATTGAATATACAACCGATCTGGTTAACGGATCAGCATGGACAGAACTGGTGGCTTCAACGCCTAATGACGGAAGTTTTGAAATACAGATGCCTGCTGCGCTTCAGGGAAATATTAAACTGCGAATTTCAGCAGTAGGAAATATATTTTATGCCGTTTCTCCTACACTGACCGTAGGAAATGCTCCCGCTTCTTTAAATAATCCACCAACGGGACTTACTGCGTTCGATAATGATATATTAAAAAACTCAGCAACTGTTTCATGGAACCATGTACCGGGAGCAACCTATTCCGTGAATTACAGGAAAGCAGGAACAGCAAACTGGTCCAATGCTGCCAGCCCGGTTAATTCAGTATTCCTGAATAACCTTGAAGATGAAACTTCTTATGAAGTTCGGGTTGCATCAGTAATTAATAATGTTCCCGGAGCATTTTCACCAGTGTATAATTTTAAAACCAAAGGATTACGTACCGGATATGATTACTGCCTGATGACTACAGGAGGAAACACTACAATCAGTCCGTATTTCAGTGGAATATTAAGAGTGACTTTAGCCAATGTGGATTTAGCTGGAAATGGGACAACCGTTCAGCACGCTTATAAAGATTATTCGGAAGACCCTGCCAAACTGATTCAGCTTACTCAGGGTGCGCAATATAATATGAACTATATTGTGTATGCTAACCGTGCTGGAGGAAACTATCAGGATTGGGTACAGGCATGGATTGATTACAACAGAAACGGAGTATTTGAAGCTTCAGAAAAAATTGGGATTAACGGCGCAGCTCCGGATGCCAATAAAAGACATCAGGGAAGTTTTGCATTTACAGTTCCGGCCAATGCTTACAATGGTGAAAAAACATTAAGAATGAGAGTAGCCAGCGGATTTTTCAATGCTTCAGCTGATGCATGTGCAAGTCCTTTCGTAGATGCCAATGGTGATCTTTTCTCCCGTGGTTCGGTATGGGATTTTTCTGTAAAGATCAATGCAGCACTAGGAGTTAAGGAGTCCGTTCAGTCATCTTCTGATCTTGAAATCTACCCTAATCCTGCGGATACATTTGTAGAGGTAAAAAATCTGAAAGGTAAAGCTGATTACAAAATTTACAGTGCAGACGGAAGACTTGTTCAGGAAGGAAAACCGGACGGAAAAAGAATCAGTGTTGCCTCATTGATCAAAGGAGTGTATGTGATCATGATAAAAGATGATAAGGCGACTTATCATACAAAACTAATCAAGAAATAG
- a CDS encoding PKD domain-containing protein, whose amino-acid sequence MIKKLLFLICTGFSVLSFCQSDEVLFIGNSVTYFNDMPEIFKNIAASKGKNLSVTTHTPGGTGFVNHVNDASLYQKIRSKNYKYVIMQPGTAESAGHSYPVSVTAERGRKIRDSIRKYSPCSKIFLYEIPYGVPSANEYNTYFAFQQKIKDSITKMSNLMQVEMVPAGESARHYYNSSQDLALHGSYNDIHPGPKGSYLVAASMYSAIFQDHVFPSTFYNGLPQNTAENFQNIADLVFFNNPPQWNSNAFHLHSDFIAGINGTTVNFTNHSANYTSVSWNFGDGITDSSLNPVHQYTAPGSYTISLTVMKNSCAETFSKTITICSLGTADMKVQPELTFYPNPVKDFCHIKSKEKIKDIMVYDMAQRKLSDWKNLHTYDIQLDFSTYSKGVYMISILYENDRRESIKIMVK is encoded by the coding sequence ATGATAAAAAAACTACTCTTTCTTATATGTACTGGTTTTTCAGTGTTATCATTCTGCCAGTCTGATGAGGTTCTGTTTATAGGAAACAGCGTCACCTATTTTAATGACATGCCTGAAATTTTTAAAAATATAGCGGCTTCAAAAGGGAAAAATCTATCTGTAACAACACATACTCCCGGAGGAACCGGATTTGTGAATCATGTAAATGATGCTTCATTGTATCAAAAGATAAGATCTAAAAACTATAAATACGTGATCATGCAGCCCGGAACTGCGGAATCTGCAGGTCATTCTTACCCTGTTTCTGTAACCGCTGAACGCGGCCGTAAAATCAGGGATTCTATTCGTAAATACAGTCCTTGTTCTAAGATTTTTCTGTATGAAATTCCGTATGGAGTACCCTCTGCGAATGAATACAATACCTATTTCGCTTTTCAGCAGAAAATTAAGGATTCCATTACAAAGATGTCTAACCTGATGCAGGTGGAAATGGTTCCTGCCGGAGAATCTGCAAGACATTACTACAATTCTTCCCAGGATCTGGCTCTTCACGGGTCTTATAACGATATTCATCCAGGGCCTAAAGGAAGTTATCTTGTAGCAGCTTCTATGTATTCTGCGATTTTTCAGGATCATGTTTTTCCGTCCACTTTTTATAACGGACTGCCTCAAAACACAGCTGAAAATTTTCAGAATATTGCAGATCTTGTTTTTTTTAATAATCCGCCACAATGGAACAGTAACGCGTTTCATCTTCATTCGGATTTTATAGCAGGAATTAATGGAACAACTGTAAATTTCACCAATCATTCCGCCAATTACACATCTGTATCATGGAACTTTGGTGATGGCATCACTGATTCATCATTGAACCCTGTGCATCAATATACTGCACCGGGAAGTTATACAATCTCGCTTACGGTCATGAAAAATTCATGTGCTGAAACTTTCAGTAAAACAATTACTATTTGTTCTCTGGGGACTGCGGATATGAAGGTACAGCCTGAGCTTACATTTTACCCTAATCCTGTGAAAGATTTCTGTCATATCAAAAGTAAAGAGAAAATAAAGGACATTATGGTTTATGATATGGCTCAAAGAAAGCTTTCTGACTGGAAAAACCTTCATACTTATGATATACAATTAGATTTTTCAACTTATAGTAAAGGCGTTTACATGATCAGCATTCTCTATGAAAACGATCGTAGGGAAAGCATTAAAATCATGGTCAAATAA
- a CDS encoding transposase has product MLFKDIHIGALIQKRVQETGFSSDRLMKFMQCSCEELSEMYKSKSLDAEVLLKWSKLLTYDFFRIYSQHLLLYSPPLSSDYYQKSKQEKTQLPEFRKNIYTIEMIDFILELLKTNEKTKQQIIEEYRIPKTTLYKWIRKY; this is encoded by the coding sequence ATGCTTTTTAAAGACATTCACATTGGTGCGCTAATACAAAAACGGGTACAGGAAACCGGATTCTCTTCAGACAGGCTCATGAAATTCATGCAATGCAGCTGTGAAGAACTGTCTGAGATGTACAAAAGCAAGTCATTGGATGCAGAGGTACTCCTTAAATGGAGCAAGCTACTGACTTATGATTTCTTTAGAATTTATTCCCAACATCTGCTGCTGTATTCACCTCCCCTATCTTCAGATTATTATCAAAAATCAAAACAGGAAAAAACGCAGCTTCCGGAGTTCAGAAAAAATATCTATACTATAGAGATGATTGATTTTATTCTTGAGCTTTTAAAAACAAATGAAAAAACAAAACAGCAAATTATAGAGGAATACAGAATTCCCAAAACTACTTTATACAAATGGATCAGAAAATACTAA